The Aquiluna sp. KACHI24 genome contains a region encoding:
- the aspS gene encoding aspartate--tRNA(Asn) ligase has protein sequence MLDRKLIGTLPSLQDGPVTIGGWVETLRDQKRIQFIIIRDESGSVQVTYPRPAEEDALADVVSSLTGGTFVEITGNLKHDERVKLNGVEILLSDLKVVSRSLPDSPIAEDTSIDKRLDWRFLDLRRPELNLMMRVQTTIEKTWREVWLEHDFMEIHSPKLMGSPSESHAELFKLEYFETHAYLAQSPQFYKQMAMMAGLGKVFEIGPVFRADPSFTSRHATEFISVDMEMSWIDSHEDVMQFQEMLLVRAIQAVKDAHGEEIQKLYGIDIQVPAVPFPRIPLAEAHEIVESRGYKVPRADGDLDPEGERQIAAYVNEKFGHEFVFLTDYPKNIRPFYHMRHEDNPSLTKSYDLIWKGTEITTGAQREHRIEVLEKQVLDKGLELEGLGFYLDFFRYGAPTHGGFGMGLTRVVMLLLDLPNIREASFLFRGPNRLQP, from the coding sequence ATGTTAGATCGCAAGCTCATCGGCACCCTGCCATCGCTTCAGGACGGACCAGTCACCATCGGTGGTTGGGTCGAGACCCTGAGAGATCAAAAGCGCATTCAGTTCATCATCATTCGTGATGAGTCCGGCAGCGTTCAGGTTACCTACCCACGTCCTGCCGAAGAGGACGCACTGGCAGATGTTGTCAGCTCCCTGACCGGTGGCACCTTCGTAGAAATCACCGGAAATCTGAAGCATGACGAGCGCGTCAAGCTCAACGGTGTTGAGATTCTGCTTTCCGACCTGAAGGTAGTTTCTCGCTCGCTACCAGACAGCCCAATCGCAGAAGACACCTCGATTGACAAGCGTTTGGACTGGAGATTCTTAGACCTACGCCGTCCAGAGCTAAACCTGATGATGCGGGTTCAGACCACCATCGAGAAGACCTGGCGCGAGGTTTGGCTAGAGCACGACTTCATGGAGATTCACTCTCCAAAGCTGATGGGTTCACCCTCCGAGTCACACGCCGAACTTTTCAAGCTCGAATACTTTGAGACCCACGCCTATCTCGCTCAGAGCCCACAGTTCTATAAGCAGATGGCAATGATGGCAGGTCTTGGCAAGGTGTTTGAGATCGGCCCAGTATTCCGCGCTGACCCATCATTTACCTCGCGTCACGCCACCGAGTTCATCTCGGTTGACATGGAGATGAGCTGGATCGACTCCCACGAAGATGTGATGCAGTTCCAAGAGATGCTTTTGGTTCGTGCAATCCAAGCAGTCAAGGATGCTCACGGTGAAGAGATCCAGAAGCTCTATGGCATCGACATCCAGGTTCCAGCTGTTCCATTCCCAAGAATTCCGTTGGCTGAAGCCCACGAGATCGTTGAATCACGTGGCTACAAGGTGCCAAGAGCAGATGGTGATCTCGACCCAGAGGGTGAGCGTCAGATTGCTGCATACGTCAACGAGAAATTTGGGCACGAGTTTGTGTTCCTCACCGACTACCCAAAGAACATCCGCCCGTTCTACCACATGAGACACGAGGACAACCCAAGCCTCACCAAGAGCTACGACCTGATTTGGAAGGGTACCGAGATCACCACCGGTGCTCAGCGCGAGCACCGCATCGAGGTCCTCGAGAAGCAGGTCTTGGACAAGGGTCTGGAGCTCGAGGGTCTTGGTTTCTACCTAGACTTCTTCCGCTATGGCGCACCGACCCACGGTGGTTTTGGCATGGGTCTAACTCGAGTAGTGATGTTGCTTCTAGACTTGCCAAATATCCGTGAGGCCAGCTTCCTGTTCCGCGGACCAAACCGACTTCAGCCCTAA
- a CDS encoding TlpA disulfide reductase family protein, giving the protein MKKETVRRIAITLVVMLIASFVITLAGCTQDPLAQQYREGSSKNYIAGDGTVTEFAKSERPAFEAWSGETESGLFLKSESLLGSVVVMNWWYAACAPCRAEAPDLAALSREFEDQGVQFVGVNVRDSAETALAFDRRFGITFPSVLDAQSGEVSLAFTGVVSPQAVPTTLVIDKEGKVASRILGRIDASILRTLIESVVSE; this is encoded by the coding sequence ATGAAAAAAGAGACAGTTCGCAGAATTGCAATCACCTTGGTTGTGATGTTGATCGCCTCATTCGTTATCACCCTTGCCGGCTGCACCCAGGACCCGCTCGCTCAGCAGTACCGCGAGGGCTCATCTAAGAACTACATCGCTGGGGATGGCACAGTAACCGAATTTGCCAAGAGCGAGCGACCAGCATTTGAAGCCTGGTCCGGTGAAACCGAGAGCGGCCTCTTTCTAAAATCCGAGTCGTTGCTGGGATCAGTTGTAGTCATGAACTGGTGGTACGCCGCTTGTGCACCCTGTCGCGCCGAGGCCCCAGATTTAGCTGCGCTGAGCCGGGAGTTTGAAGACCAAGGTGTCCAGTTTGTGGGTGTCAATGTCCGCGATAGCGCTGAAACAGCCCTGGCTTTTGACCGAAGATTCGGCATCACCTTCCCTTCCGTTTTGGATGCCCAGAGTGGTGAGGTTTCGCTGGCCTTCACCGGAGTCGTTTCCCCTCAGGCTGTCCCCACCACTTTGGTAATTGATAAAGAGGGAAAGGTTGCTTCTCGAATCCTGGGTCGGATCGATGCGTCGATTCTCAGAACCCTCATTGAGAGCGTGGTAAGCGAGTGA
- a CDS encoding cytochrome c biogenesis protein CcdA yields MNPGQIILEGSLLIAIPLSLLAGVITFISPCVLPLVPGYLGYVSGTAAPKSRVLAGSALFVLGFTTVFVSLGVLAGTAGLLFLARNPWIQAVLGGLVVLFGLAMVGQFGFLQKTLKLQVSPRVGLAGAPLLGVVFALGWSPCIGPTLSAVLVLASDTSDPVRGGILATFYSLGIGIPFLLIAAGFSWATKSVGFVKRHIRGFNIFGGSVLILIGLLMVTGLWGRIMLWIQEVSGGFQLVL; encoded by the coding sequence GTGAACCCCGGCCAGATAATCCTCGAGGGTTCTTTGCTTATTGCAATCCCGTTGAGTCTCTTGGCCGGTGTCATCACTTTCATCTCTCCCTGCGTGCTTCCGCTAGTCCCCGGTTACCTCGGCTATGTCTCTGGCACGGCGGCTCCAAAATCAAGAGTTTTGGCCGGATCTGCGCTGTTTGTTCTTGGCTTCACGACCGTTTTTGTCTCGCTGGGAGTGCTGGCGGGTACAGCTGGGCTTTTGTTTCTGGCCAGAAACCCTTGGATTCAGGCGGTCCTTGGTGGCCTGGTTGTTTTATTTGGGCTAGCCATGGTCGGGCAGTTTGGCTTTTTGCAAAAGACCTTGAAGTTGCAGGTCTCACCAAGAGTTGGCCTTGCTGGAGCTCCGCTTCTGGGAGTTGTATTCGCTCTGGGTTGGTCACCCTGCATCGGTCCAACCCTGTCTGCAGTTTTGGTTTTGGCATCTGATACCTCAGATCCGGTTCGCGGTGGCATTCTCGCCACCTTCTATTCCCTGGGCATAGGCATCCCATTCCTACTGATTGCTGCAGGCTTTAGCTGGGCAACCAAGTCGGTTGGTTTTGTGAAGCGCCACATCAGAGGGTTCAACATCTTTGGTGGATCGGTCCTGATCTTGATTGGTCTTTTGATGGTGACTGGACTTTGGGGTCGCATCATGCTTTGGATTCAGGAGGTGAGCGGTGGCTTCCAGCTTGTTCTCTAA
- a CDS encoding heme-binding protein gives MTEVQSYRVLKAHKGFEVREYDPHTLVTTWQAGDLGASAYNAFGYLASFIGGNNQKRQPIAMTAPVVQRESGSGFEVSFVMPSDMSDVPLPTSNTLKIEQFPSSTFAAITFSGFAREALFRAKELKLRELLAAQGYRAIGQPRFARYNGPWTPGPLRRNEVLLEIESA, from the coding sequence GTGACCGAAGTTCAAAGCTACCGAGTCCTCAAAGCCCACAAGGGCTTTGAGGTTCGGGAGTATGACCCTCACACCCTTGTGACGACCTGGCAAGCCGGAGATTTAGGCGCCTCCGCCTACAACGCTTTCGGCTACCTTGCTTCTTTTATTGGCGGCAACAACCAAAAGCGCCAGCCAATTGCCATGACCGCGCCGGTGGTTCAACGTGAATCGGGATCTGGTTTTGAAGTTTCTTTCGTGATGCCATCCGACATGAGCGATGTTCCTTTACCCACTTCAAACACTTTGAAAATCGAGCAGTTCCCCAGCTCAACATTCGCTGCCATAACCTTCTCTGGGTTTGCCCGAGAGGCACTGTTCCGCGCAAAAGAACTAAAGCTCAGAGAGCTTCTTGCTGCGCAGGGATATCGGGCGATTGGCCAACCCAGATTCGCTCGATACAACGGCCCTTGGACTCCGGGTCCACTGCGTCGGAACGAAGTGCTATTAGAAATTGAATCGGCTTAG
- a CDS encoding metalloregulator ArsR/SmtB family transcription factor — protein sequence MADIFEAIADPTRRLLLETLLGSHLAGGSGELTVSEIVEQTKLGQPTVSKHLKTLREVGLVDVREEGQKRFYSVTPEPLEEIEDWMINFLSLGFDPEEDEGDPLAENLSEVGAKVGHWLTEKSGWLSEQLKQKLEEVDIDADPKELGKRLGRKLAEAKVEAEKSAKDFEKIARQKVEEVVDEVKQETNNFVAEVKSKVKK from the coding sequence ATGGCAGACATTTTTGAAGCAATCGCTGACCCAACTAGACGTCTTCTTTTGGAGACCCTGCTCGGTTCGCACCTGGCCGGTGGCTCGGGAGAGCTAACCGTGAGCGAGATTGTCGAGCAGACCAAGCTTGGTCAGCCAACCGTCTCCAAGCACCTAAAGACTTTGCGTGAAGTTGGCTTGGTCGACGTTCGCGAAGAAGGTCAAAAGCGTTTCTACTCAGTGACTCCAGAGCCACTTGAGGAAATCGAAGACTGGATGATCAACTTTCTGTCTCTTGGTTTTGACCCAGAAGAAGACGAGGGCGACCCACTTGCAGAAAACCTTTCCGAGGTTGGCGCAAAGGTTGGCCACTGGCTCACTGAGAAGTCAGGTTGGCTATCCGAGCAGCTCAAGCAAAAGCTTGAAGAGGTTGACATCGATGCTGACCCGAAGGAGCTTGGCAAGAGGCTTGGTCGCAAGCTAGCCGAGGCCAAGGTGGAGGCGGAGAAGTCTGCGAAGGACTTCGAAAAGATCGCTCGCCAGAAGGTTGAAGAGGTTGTCGATGAGGTCAAGCAAGAGACCAACAACTTCGTTGCCGAGGTGAAAAGCAAGGTCAAGAAGTAA
- a CDS encoding AURKAIP1/COX24 domain-containing protein yields MGSIIKKRRKRMSKKKHRKLLRKTRHQRRNKK; encoded by the coding sequence GTGGGTTCAATTATCAAGAAGCGCCGTAAGCGTATGTCTAAGAAGAAGCACCGCAAGCTGCTTCGTAAGACTCGCCACCAGCGTCGCAATAAGAAGTAA
- a CDS encoding amino-acid N-acetyltransferase has translation MLKIRPARTTDVRAITEIASPLVEKRILLGKELVELYESIQEFVVAEKDGEVIGFGALHVMWEDLAEVRTLAVRESVKGQGVGKKILGELLDKAKDLGIHRVFCLTFEVKFFESQGFQVISDIPVDPETYAELVRSNDEGVAEFLDLARVKQNTLGNSRMLRYI, from the coding sequence ATGCTCAAGATTCGACCTGCCCGGACCACTGATGTTCGGGCGATCACAGAGATCGCCTCTCCCTTGGTCGAAAAGCGCATTCTGCTCGGCAAAGAGCTCGTTGAACTGTATGAATCAATTCAAGAGTTTGTGGTTGCTGAAAAAGACGGCGAAGTAATTGGTTTTGGTGCTCTACACGTGATGTGGGAGGACTTGGCAGAGGTTAGAACATTGGCTGTTCGCGAGAGCGTCAAGGGCCAGGGTGTTGGCAAGAAGATTTTGGGTGAACTTTTGGACAAGGCCAAGGACCTCGGGATTCACCGAGTTTTCTGTCTGACATTCGAAGTGAAGTTCTTCGAGTCTCAGGGCTTCCAAGTCATCTCCGACATTCCAGTCGACCCTGAAACCTATGCAGAGCTAGTTCGCTCCAACGATGAGGGTGTGGCTGAGTTCTTGGATCTGGCGAGGGTGAAGCAGAATACTCTCGGAAACTCCAGAATGCTCCGTTACATCTAG
- a CDS encoding glutaredoxin family protein, with product MAIEITLIGRNGCHLCEVAQGDLAQVIARFANEYPSVEYSIEDLDIDQNPKFAHFTDEVPVLLINGQQVSFWRIDQERVFAKLQELA from the coding sequence GTGGCTATTGAAATCACTCTAATCGGGAGAAACGGCTGCCATCTCTGCGAGGTGGCCCAAGGGGACTTGGCTCAGGTGATAGCCCGCTTTGCCAATGAGTACCCAAGTGTGGAGTATTCGATCGAAGATCTGGACATCGATCAGAACCCTAAGTTTGCGCACTTCACCGACGAGGTGCCAGTGCTGCTGATCAACGGCCAGCAAGTGTCATTCTGGAGAATCGACCAGGAGCGGGTTTTCGCAAAGCTTCAGGAGTTGGCATGA
- a CDS encoding type II toxin-antitoxin system VapC family toxin gives MTRFLLDSDVLIRVIRRHPGSLARLKSLSQESWSISAMTAYEIQKGISKNPNSTSNLIARELLGLSRIEAIGERVADRAAKIHADLKSSGITIGTADEFIAAQALEVDATLVTNNTKHFEKVPGLKLESWL, from the coding sequence GTGACGAGATTCCTTCTAGACAGTGATGTCCTAATAAGAGTTATTCGACGACACCCAGGTTCCTTGGCTCGGCTGAAGTCACTGTCCCAAGAAAGCTGGTCAATCTCAGCCATGACTGCATATGAGATTCAAAAAGGAATAAGTAAGAATCCCAACTCCACTTCAAACTTGATCGCAAGAGAGCTTCTTGGATTAAGCAGAATCGAGGCCATTGGCGAACGCGTAGCCGATCGAGCGGCCAAGATCCATGCGGACTTGAAGTCCTCAGGGATAACGATTGGTACTGCGGATGAGTTCATTGCAGCCCAGGCGTTGGAGGTGGATGCGACCCTTGTCACAAACAACACCAAACACTTTGAAAAAGTGCCAGGGCTGAAGCTAGAGAGCTGGCTTTAG
- a CDS encoding HAD-IB family hydrolase, with product MPEPLKQPKLEAAFFDVDNTLVRGSTSILFGKVAFTGGTIKRRDIWRFAFEQMMFIRRGENNEKMADFKDRALSLTKGHSVDELRDLIDVVYRQEIKPRLWPETVAAAKEHLTAGREVWLLTAAPVELAEAIAKDIGATGALGTIVGHKDGVLTGELIGEPLHGKAKRHAAKKLAKDRGISLKRSWAYSDSYNDLPLLSSVGHPVAVNPDKILTRHAEAAGWEIMKFKKRDLRKN from the coding sequence GTGCCCGAACCCCTAAAGCAGCCAAAACTCGAAGCCGCGTTCTTCGACGTTGACAACACTTTGGTTCGAGGCTCAACCTCAATCCTTTTCGGCAAGGTTGCCTTCACCGGCGGCACCATCAAGCGCAGAGACATTTGGCGATTCGCATTCGAGCAGATGATGTTTATTCGTCGCGGCGAGAACAACGAGAAGATGGCGGACTTCAAGGACCGTGCTCTTTCTCTGACCAAGGGGCACTCAGTCGATGAACTGCGGGATCTGATTGATGTTGTTTACCGCCAGGAGATTAAGCCCCGACTCTGGCCGGAGACCGTAGCGGCAGCCAAGGAGCACCTGACTGCCGGTCGCGAGGTTTGGCTTCTGACTGCTGCCCCGGTGGAGCTTGCTGAAGCAATTGCCAAAGACATCGGTGCCACCGGCGCTCTTGGGACCATCGTTGGTCACAAAGATGGTGTTTTGACCGGTGAATTGATCGGCGAGCCACTGCACGGAAAAGCCAAGCGCCACGCGGCAAAGAAACTGGCCAAAGACAGAGGGATTAGCCTCAAGCGTAGCTGGGCGTATTCAGACAGCTACAACGATCTTCCACTGCTGTCCTCCGTGGGCCACCCAGTGGCAGTAAACCCTGACAAGATTCTCACCCGCCATGCTGAGGCTGCTGGGTGGGAGATTATGAAATTCAAAAAGCGAGACCTGCGCAAAAACTAA
- a CDS encoding histidine phosphatase family protein, whose amino-acid sequence MPASRLHLVRHGEVFNPEGVLYERIEGFGLSGLGHQMAAAAAKQLQSERIQISKLVVSPLQRTRESAKPISELFGIEPTIDERVIEPWNDFRGLRVGPRAILKRPSILLKLHNPSKPSWGEPFTEIADRMTSAALDHWSEVEGGDVVIVSHQLPIWMVYRSASGLKLPHDPRDRRCSLSSITSFEVIDGKLREVAYREPGIEFANQAVDGGAV is encoded by the coding sequence ATGCCCGCCTCCCGCCTACACCTTGTGCGTCACGGCGAGGTTTTCAACCCCGAAGGTGTGCTTTATGAGCGCATTGAGGGCTTTGGTCTGAGCGGTCTGGGTCACCAGATGGCGGCTGCGGCTGCGAAGCAGTTGCAATCCGAGAGAATTCAAATTTCTAAGCTCGTGGTATCCCCGCTGCAGCGCACCAGGGAATCCGCAAAACCAATCTCCGAACTCTTTGGGATTGAGCCGACCATAGATGAGCGAGTCATCGAGCCATGGAATGATTTTCGTGGTCTTCGAGTCGGTCCCAGGGCGATTCTGAAAAGACCAAGCATTCTGCTGAAGCTCCATAATCCATCCAAGCCAAGCTGGGGTGAGCCGTTTACCGAGATTGCAGACCGAATGACCTCGGCCGCACTTGATCACTGGTCTGAGGTCGAAGGTGGCGACGTGGTAATCGTCTCGCACCAACTACCGATCTGGATGGTCTATCGATCCGCCAGCGGCTTGAAATTGCCGCATGACCCACGCGATCGAAGATGCTCACTTTCATCAATCACATCGTTTGAAGTTATTGATGGAAAACTCAGGGAAGTTGCCTATCGTGAACCGGGAATCGAGTTCGCCAATCAAGCAGTTGATGGGGGTGCAGTATGA
- the radA gene encoding DNA repair protein RadA has translation MAKTKSDFRCAECGWTTVKWVGRCGECQAWGTLEETNSVQEVKAARLTQNQLAKPITEVEQVSASHKPTGVGEFDRVLGGGLVAGAAILLSGEPGVGKSTLLLEVGAKAAKSGAKVLYVSAEESASQVRLRAERTGGLSENLYLASETDLSTVMGQFEALKPDLLIVDSVQTVASADVDGAPGMPAQVREVAANLIRLAKQSSTPLLLVGHVTKDGSIAGPRTLEHLVDVVCQFEGDRQTSLRFVRTLKNRFGPTDEVGCFEMTGDGIVEVPDPSKLFISGSKNQVSGTCVTVTVEGKRALIAEIQALVVRTNSPQPRRVTNGVDASRVAMLLAVLERRAGISLIDKDVYVSTVGGMRILEPAADLAIAVAIASAVIDKPVGSSVAAFGEISLAGEIRAVSNSKQRHAEAVRLGHDKVVSAEGDQLSKALSKALS, from the coding sequence ATGGCAAAAACTAAGAGCGACTTTCGATGCGCCGAGTGTGGCTGGACCACCGTCAAGTGGGTTGGTCGCTGCGGCGAATGCCAGGCCTGGGGCACCCTTGAGGAGACAAACTCAGTTCAGGAGGTGAAGGCTGCAAGGCTCACTCAAAACCAGCTGGCTAAACCGATCACTGAGGTTGAGCAGGTATCCGCCTCGCATAAACCAACCGGCGTTGGGGAGTTTGATCGAGTTCTCGGCGGTGGACTGGTTGCTGGTGCAGCAATCCTCCTGTCCGGTGAGCCAGGTGTGGGAAAGTCAACGCTGCTTTTGGAGGTTGGTGCCAAGGCAGCAAAGTCAGGTGCAAAAGTTCTATATGTCTCTGCCGAGGAATCGGCATCACAGGTCCGACTAAGAGCCGAGCGAACCGGCGGCTTAAGCGAGAACCTATACCTCGCCAGCGAGACTGACCTCTCCACTGTGATGGGGCAGTTCGAGGCGCTAAAGCCAGACCTACTGATCGTTGACTCGGTTCAGACAGTGGCCTCGGCTGATGTCGATGGAGCACCTGGCATGCCAGCTCAAGTTCGTGAGGTTGCCGCAAACCTGATTCGACTAGCAAAACAATCATCGACCCCACTTTTGCTCGTCGGCCACGTGACCAAGGACGGTTCGATCGCGGGACCAAGGACCCTGGAGCACCTTGTTGATGTGGTTTGCCAATTTGAGGGTGATCGCCAGACCTCGTTGAGGTTTGTAAGAACCCTAAAGAACAGATTTGGACCTACTGACGAGGTGGGTTGCTTTGAGATGACCGGTGATGGCATCGTGGAGGTTCCGGATCCTTCAAAACTATTTATCTCAGGTTCGAAAAACCAGGTTTCTGGAACCTGTGTGACTGTGACGGTTGAGGGCAAGCGAGCACTAATCGCCGAGATCCAAGCTCTGGTGGTCCGCACCAATTCACCGCAACCAAGACGAGTGACAAACGGCGTTGACGCCTCTCGAGTAGCAATGCTCCTGGCTGTATTGGAGCGCCGAGCAGGCATCAGCCTGATTGATAAAGACGTATACGTATCGACTGTCGGTGGGATGCGCATTCTCGAACCAGCAGCAGACCTGGCAATAGCGGTGGCAATTGCGTCCGCGGTAATTGATAAACCGGTCGGTTCATCCGTCGCAGCCTTTGGTGAAATTTCCCTTGCGGGCGAGATCAGAGCGGTCTCAAATTCCAAACAGCGTCACGCTGAAGCGGTGAGACTCGGTCATGACAAGGTGGTAAGTGCCGAGGGTGACCAACTCTCCAAAGCACTTTCCAAGGCTCTTAGTTAA
- a CDS encoding CPBP family intramembrane glutamic endopeptidase, with protein MFKSHRQEIWLVLLLSLGASAIYSTLSLLRKLASPEGLAGSTTTINRPVVETPWLDLIYQLVGIGLALVPVLLALYFLRQDQVSIGLIPNLRDVGLGVLMAASIGIPGIGLYFLALELGLTSRVVPSSIGDFVWTIPILLLAALRSGLQEEVIVVGFLLSKLKLVNPTFSVFLLVLTSAAIRASYHSYQGFSAVLGNFVMGIVFALVFLRTARVAPLVIAHTLMNSVVFIGYPLLG; from the coding sequence ATGTTCAAAAGCCATCGCCAGGAAATCTGGCTCGTGCTCCTTTTGTCTTTGGGTGCGAGTGCCATTTACTCAACCCTGAGTCTTTTGCGAAAGTTAGCCAGCCCGGAGGGTCTTGCCGGTAGCACCACAACCATCAACCGACCCGTTGTTGAGACGCCTTGGCTTGATTTGATTTACCAGCTTGTTGGAATCGGTCTTGCTTTGGTTCCAGTACTACTTGCACTGTATTTCTTGCGTCAGGATCAGGTTTCAATCGGCCTGATTCCAAACCTTAGAGATGTTGGCTTGGGCGTTTTGATGGCAGCCTCAATCGGAATCCCAGGGATCGGGCTCTATTTTTTGGCTTTGGAGCTCGGGTTGACATCGAGAGTTGTGCCGAGTTCTATTGGTGACTTTGTTTGGACCATCCCCATCCTGCTGCTGGCAGCACTTAGGTCAGGATTGCAGGAGGAGGTTATCGTGGTGGGCTTTTTGCTCAGCAAGCTAAAGCTTGTCAACCCAACTTTTTCGGTCTTTCTGCTCGTATTGACCTCAGCGGCTATTCGGGCTAGTTATCACAGCTACCAGGGGTTCTCTGCGGTGCTTGGAAACTTTGTCATGGGCATCGTGTTCGCTCTGGTGTTCTTGCGGACTGCGCGGGTTGCACCGCTTGTGATTGCGCACACTCTGATGAACTCTGTGGTCTTTATCGGGTATCCACTTCTTGGCTAA
- a CDS encoding AbrB/MazE/SpoVT family DNA-binding domain-containing protein, with amino-acid sequence MTQRVTRKAFKNGGSVAVRIPKGWIDEDAEIDIVRREDGIVEIHPLDRATRLRRLLDYLSQQPELPEDEFIIPDRLPWPERFDWDELFNEEIK; translated from the coding sequence GTGACTCAGAGAGTGACCAGAAAAGCTTTCAAAAATGGCGGCAGCGTCGCCGTCCGCATACCCAAGGGTTGGATTGATGAGGATGCGGAAATCGACATCGTTCGACGCGAGGACGGAATCGTAGAAATCCATCCTTTAGATCGGGCAACACGATTGAGGAGACTCTTGGATTATCTGAGCCAGCAACCAGAGCTTCCCGAGGATGAGTTCATAATCCCCGACCGACTGCCTTGGCCTGAGAGGTTTGATTGGGATGAACTTTTCAACGAGGAGATTAAGTGA
- the proC gene encoding pyrroline-5-carboxylate reductase: MEKLRIAFLGSGSMGGAIMSGLIDAGYPKELISATTKSEESAAAWREQGISALSVETTPDANALIAGDADLIVLGVKPKQIVDVLRELSGEVGKNAVLISLAAGIELATMASAIDNPNLIRTMPNTPALVGKAVTGIAPAASASQDAIDATVTLFEAVGTAIVVPEQKINALSAISGSGPAWIYYFIEQWEKIALEQGFSEEDAKKLVRGTFDGSIDLLAQSDEEPAELRRNVTSPGGTTERIIATFEESDLKAIFAKGLAAAVARAEELAGK; the protein is encoded by the coding sequence GTGGAGAAACTTCGAATTGCCTTTTTGGGCTCAGGATCAATGGGTGGCGCAATCATGTCGGGGCTTATCGACGCCGGCTATCCCAAAGAGCTGATTTCAGCTACTACTAAAAGTGAAGAGAGTGCTGCCGCCTGGCGCGAGCAGGGCATATCGGCACTTTCGGTTGAGACCACCCCAGATGCCAACGCTTTGATTGCAGGCGATGCCGACTTGATTGTTCTGGGCGTCAAGCCAAAGCAGATTGTCGATGTGTTGCGAGAGCTCTCAGGTGAAGTCGGAAAGAATGCGGTGCTAATCTCCCTGGCGGCCGGCATAGAGCTTGCAACGATGGCCAGTGCCATCGACAATCCAAACCTGATTCGCACTATGCCAAACACTCCCGCACTAGTGGGCAAGGCTGTTACCGGCATCGCCCCCGCAGCCTCAGCTTCGCAAGATGCTATTGACGCCACCGTGACGTTGTTCGAAGCCGTTGGCACCGCGATCGTGGTTCCTGAGCAGAAGATCAACGCCCTAAGTGCCATCTCGGGTTCTGGTCCTGCCTGGATCTACTACTTCATCGAGCAGTGGGAAAAGATCGCGCTCGAACAAGGCTTTTCCGAGGAGGATGCCAAGAAACTCGTGCGCGGTACCTTCGATGGATCGATCGATCTTTTGGCACAGTCAGACGAGGAGCCAGCCGAGCTGAGACGAAACGTCACCTCTCCGGGCGGCACCACCGAGCGCATCATTGCCACCTTCGAAGAGAGCGATTTGAAGGCCATTTTTGCTAAGGGCTTAGCCGCTGCGGTAGCGCGGGCTGAGGAATTAGCAGGTAAGTGA